The Eptesicus fuscus isolate TK198812 chromosome 17, DD_ASM_mEF_20220401, whole genome shotgun sequence genome has a window encoding:
- the SCD gene encoding stearoyl-CoA desaturase: MPAHLLQEEISSSYATATTTTTTTITEPPARVLPNGEGHLEKSLLPAEEDIRPEMKDDIYDPSYKDKEGPRPKLEYVWRNIILMSLLHLGALYGIILIPTCKFYTWLWGFSYYIISALGITAGAHRLWSHRSYKARLPLRVFLIIANTMAFQNDAYEWARDHRVHHKFSETDADPHNARRGFFFSHVGWLLVRKHPAVKEKGALLDLSDLKAEKLLMFQRRHYKPAVLLMCFILPTLVPWYFWGETFKHSLYVATFLRYAIVLNATWLVNSAAHLYGYRPYDKNINPRENILVSLGAVGEGFHNYHHSFPYDYSTSEYRWHINLTTFFIDCMAALGLAYDRKKVSKAAVLAKIKRTGDGSYKSG, from the exons ATGCCGGCCCACTTGCTGCAAGAGGAG ATCTCTAGCTCCTacgccaccgccaccaccaccaccaccaccaccatcacagaGCCCCCCGCCAGGGTCCTGCCGAATGGAGAAGGCCACTTGGAGAAGAGCCTCCTGCCCGCGGAGGAAGACATCCGGCCTGAAATGAAGGACGACATCTATGACCCAAGTTACAAGGATAAGGAGGGCCCGAGGCCCAAGCTTGAGTATGTTTGGAGGAACATCATCCTTATGAGTCTGCTGCACTTGGGAGCCCTGTATGGGATCATCCTGATCCCCACCTGCAAGTTCTACACCTGGCTCTGGG GGTTCTCCTACTACATCATCAGTGCTCTGGGTATCACAGCAGGAGCCCATCGCCTGTGGAGTCACCGGAGCTACAAAGCTCGGCTGCCTCTGCGGGTCTTCCTGATCATCGCCAACACAATGGCATTCCAG AATGATGCTTACGAATGGGCCCGGGATCACCGTGTTCACCACAAGTTTTCAGAAACAGACGCTGATCCCCACAATGCCCGGCGTGGCTTTTTCTTCTCCCATGTGGGTTGGCTGCTTGTGCGCAAACACCCAGCTGTCAAAGAGAAGGGTGCTTTGCTGGACTTGTCTGACCTAAAAGCTGAGAAGCTGCTGATGTTCCAGAGGAG GCATTACAAGCCCGCTGTCCTGCTGATGTGCTTCATCCTGCCCACACTTGTGCCCTGGTATTTCTGGGGTGAAACTTTCAAACACAGCTTGTACGTTGCCACTTTCTTGCGGTATGCCATTGTGCTCAATGCCACCTGGCTGGTGAATAGTGCTGCCCACCTCTACGGATATCGCCCTTACGACAAGAACATTAACCCACGGGAGAATATCCTGGTTTCCCTGGGAGCCGTGG GTGAGGGCTTCCACAACTACCATCACTCCTTTCCCTATGACTACTCCACCAGTGAGTACCGCTGGCACATCAACTTAACCACATTCTTCATCGATTGCATGGCTGCCCTTGGTCTGGCTTACGACCGGAAGAAAGTATCCAAGGCGGCCGTCTTGGCCAAGATTAAAAGAACTGGAGATGGAAGCTACAAGAGTGGCTGA